One window of the Pyrinomonadaceae bacterium genome contains the following:
- a CDS encoding GWxTD domain-containing protein translates to MSFPKSSRLAVAILALAFAAVPLAAQPKNPQDPSEKPRKVKEELKKAYKDWLDKDVAYIITDEERRAFKKLETDDEREHFIEEFWRRRDPDPDTDENEYREEYYERIAYANEHFASGIPGWKTDRGRIYIMYGKPDEKETHPSGGMYNRESYEGGGSTSTYPFERWFYRYIAGVGSGIEIEFVDPTGSGEYRIARNPDEKDALLHIPGAGLTLAESMGLSDKADRVVNSQGIGMAGYRREQDSPFSRLQLLADLNRPPQIKFNDLASAVNTPVIEDNPLNFDVRVDFFRQSDERVITAFTIQTDNNNLVFQDSGGLQQAQLNIFAKITHVSGRRAGIFEDPVITRATPQELVEAKERKSAYQKAVALMPGRYRVDVIIRDIASGATGVRHIGFEVPKYDPNKLSTSTLILAAKLEGLGEQPAVGMFTIGNVKVIPNVSGTYHRGSPIGVYMQIYNAGVDQTTLRPSVDVEYALMKDGKEIGKQTEDWRGNSDSGQRLTLARLVDSRGLNPGDYAIEVRVKDRVSGQNLVQSAKFAIVQ, encoded by the coding sequence ATGTCATTTCCCAAGTCGAGCCGGCTGGCCGTTGCCATCCTCGCTTTAGCTTTCGCCGCCGTTCCGCTCGCGGCCCAACCGAAGAATCCTCAGGATCCATCCGAAAAGCCGCGCAAGGTTAAGGAAGAGCTGAAGAAGGCTTACAAAGATTGGCTCGACAAAGACGTCGCCTACATCATCACTGACGAAGAGCGTCGGGCGTTTAAGAAGCTCGAAACCGACGACGAGCGCGAGCACTTCATCGAAGAATTCTGGCGCCGGCGGGATCCCGATCCGGATACAGATGAAAACGAGTACCGCGAAGAGTATTACGAGCGCATCGCGTACGCGAACGAGCACTTCGCATCCGGTATCCCTGGTTGGAAGACTGATCGCGGTCGGATCTACATCATGTACGGCAAGCCGGACGAGAAGGAAACACATCCGTCGGGCGGCATGTACAACCGCGAATCGTATGAAGGCGGCGGCTCCACTTCGACTTATCCGTTTGAGCGTTGGTTCTATCGATACATTGCGGGCGTCGGATCCGGCATCGAGATCGAATTCGTTGACCCGACAGGCAGCGGCGAATACCGCATCGCGCGCAATCCGGACGAGAAGGACGCACTGCTGCATATACCCGGCGCGGGCTTGACCCTCGCCGAATCAATGGGTCTGTCCGACAAAGCCGATCGTGTGGTGAACTCACAGGGCATCGGCATGGCCGGCTATCGACGCGAGCAGGACAGTCCGTTTTCGCGACTGCAACTGTTGGCTGATCTTAACCGGCCGCCGCAGATCAAGTTCAACGATCTTGCCTCGGCGGTGAACACCCCGGTCATTGAGGACAATCCGCTGAACTTTGACGTGCGCGTGGACTTTTTCCGTCAGTCGGATGAGCGCGTGATTACCGCATTTACGATTCAGACCGACAATAACAATCTGGTATTCCAGGACAGCGGTGGCTTGCAGCAGGCGCAGCTGAATATCTTTGCGAAGATTACGCACGTCTCTGGTCGTCGCGCCGGCATCTTTGAGGATCCGGTGATCACTCGCGCGACTCCGCAAGAGTTGGTCGAGGCGAAAGAACGCAAGTCCGCGTACCAGAAGGCAGTGGCGCTGATGCCCGGCCGCTATCGCGTGGATGTAATCATTCGCGACATCGCCTCAGGCGCGACCGGCGTGCGTCACATCGGCTTCGAAGTTCCGAAGTACGATCCGAACAAGCTGTCCACTTCAACCCTGATCCTGGCCGCCAAACTTGAAGGCCTCGGCGAGCAGCCCGCCGTCGGCATGTTCACCATCGGCAACGTGAAGGTGATCCCGAACGTTTCCGGAACCTATCATCGCGGTTCACCCATCGGCGTCTATATGCAGATTTACAACGCCGGGGTCGATCAAACAACGCTACGTCCGTCAGTGGACGTTGAGTACGCGTTGATGAAGGACGGCAAAGAGATTGGTAAGCAGACCGAAGACTGGCGCGGCAACAGCGATTCAGGCCAACGCCTGACACTGGCGCGGCTGGTCGATTCGCGCGGCCTGAACCCCGGCGACTACGCCATTGAAGTTCGCGTTAAGGATCGCGTCAGCGGTCAGAATTTGGTGCAGTCGGCGAAGTTTGCGATTGTGCAGTAG
- a CDS encoding SLC13 family permease, whose protein sequence is MFGLNPQQVFFLLILTAAIVLFITEWIRSDLVAVMVVIALYVTRVLDPRDALSGFSSEPAIVIAAIFVLSAAMHATGLSDTIGSWIGRLAGRSLTRAIAVIMPSVAVLSAFTHHVTTTAMMVPITLNLARERSIPASKLLMPMSFAASLGTAITIIGAPAFLIASNTLQQSGRSGLGIFSIAPIGLVLTVVGTVFVLFVGRFLLPSRHAPEDRANHFRLEDYLTEIVITEKSPFLKRSVDDLEADKKYHFKVLGLLRKGRRLRAPYKQQVLTEGDVLIVRAPPDELVAIREEPNLDLHPIKLFGDRTDPKVNVNGNGDDEEEEFVQAVVAPKSDLVNRTLKQIDFQRRYGAVVVGLWRKDGWLDQEISKVRLKSNDVLVLEGDEDALARVAADPAFLMMVPFHGESKLRRRAWVSGLIMLLTILLAAFDLMSIEMAALAGAVAVVLTRCIGIRQAYESIDSRIFVFIAGAIPLGVAMQKTGMAGMFAGWLQQAVGGWPERAVLLVLFAVVAVITQFMSDAATTALFAPVAVALAEGLGQPPEAFVVTVAMAAVVSFLTPIGHHGNLLVYGPGRYRFGDFVKVGTPLTVAAALVVVMLAPMLWPG, encoded by the coding sequence TTGTTTGGACTGAACCCGCAGCAGGTTTTCTTTCTGCTTATTCTCACCGCGGCCATCGTGCTTTTCATAACTGAGTGGATCCGTTCGGATCTGGTCGCGGTTATGGTCGTCATCGCGCTGTACGTCACCCGCGTACTCGATCCGAGGGACGCGCTCTCAGGCTTCAGCAGCGAACCCGCAATCGTCATCGCCGCCATTTTTGTGTTGAGCGCGGCGATGCACGCCACCGGTTTATCAGACACGATCGGTAGTTGGATTGGACGTTTGGCGGGAAGGAGCCTCACGCGCGCGATCGCGGTGATTATGCCGTCCGTAGCCGTGCTCTCGGCGTTTACGCATCACGTGACGACGACGGCGATGATGGTGCCGATTACTCTGAACCTGGCGCGCGAGCGAAGCATTCCTGCGTCAAAACTCCTGATGCCGATGTCGTTCGCGGCCTCACTGGGGACGGCGATCACAATCATCGGCGCGCCGGCTTTCCTGATCGCGAGCAACACTTTGCAGCAATCGGGGCGCAGCGGCCTTGGCATTTTTTCCATTGCGCCGATTGGGTTGGTGCTGACTGTGGTCGGCACCGTCTTCGTTTTGTTTGTGGGACGGTTTCTCCTTCCATCGCGTCACGCCCCGGAGGATCGCGCCAACCACTTTCGTCTCGAAGACTATTTGACCGAGATTGTGATTACTGAGAAGTCTCCGTTTCTGAAGCGCTCGGTCGATGATCTCGAAGCGGACAAGAAATATCATTTCAAGGTTCTCGGATTGCTTCGCAAAGGCCGGCGTCTGCGCGCACCTTACAAACAACAGGTGTTAACAGAGGGCGACGTGCTGATTGTGCGTGCGCCTCCTGACGAGTTAGTGGCCATTCGCGAGGAACCGAATCTCGACCTGCATCCGATCAAGTTGTTCGGCGACCGGACCGATCCGAAAGTCAACGTCAACGGAAACGGCGACGACGAGGAGGAAGAGTTTGTTCAAGCCGTGGTCGCCCCCAAATCAGACTTGGTTAACCGAACGCTGAAGCAGATAGATTTCCAAAGGCGATACGGGGCCGTGGTGGTTGGCCTGTGGCGCAAGGACGGCTGGCTGGATCAGGAGATTTCGAAGGTCCGTCTCAAATCGAACGACGTCCTTGTGCTTGAAGGCGATGAAGACGCGCTGGCAAGAGTGGCCGCCGATCCCGCATTCCTGATGATGGTTCCGTTTCACGGGGAATCGAAACTGCGGCGACGTGCCTGGGTATCGGGACTAATCATGCTGTTAACCATTTTGCTCGCGGCTTTCGACTTGATGTCGATCGAAATGGCCGCGCTGGCGGGCGCGGTCGCCGTGGTTCTCACCCGTTGTATAGGCATCCGTCAGGCGTATGAATCCATCGACTCGCGGATCTTCGTTTTCATTGCGGGCGCCATTCCGCTGGGCGTCGCTATGCAAAAGACGGGAATGGCAGGAATGTTCGCCGGTTGGCTTCAGCAGGCGGTGGGCGGGTGGCCGGAGCGAGCGGTTCTGCTGGTCCTCTTTGCAGTCGTCGCGGTGATTACACAGTTCATGTCCGACGCCGCCACGACGGCGCTTTTTGCGCCGGTCGCCGTCGCTTTAGCCGAGGGACTGGGCCAGCCGCCTGAGGCCTTTGTCGTGACCGTTGCCATGGCCGCGGTCGTCTCATTTCTCACGCCCATCGGACATCACGGCAACCTTCTGGTTTATGGACCGGGTCGTTATCGGTTCGGTGATTTCGTAAAGGTCGGCACGCCTTTAACCGTAGCTGCGGCACTCGTCGTAGTAATGTTGGCTCCGATGCTTTGGCCGGGTTAG
- a CDS encoding SurA N-terminal domain-containing protein, producing MLKQLSRLERTRNILILAFVAVMAISLVLFFRPGGGAARIDPTKSTEVLAVVGGEEITVADFTLQKQNLQQQFSRFGSQISLARMGYSDEKILDSLIASRVTSQEAERLGLGASEWEVKERIANLFRDPAGKFLLVDASGNFDMAKYQERVGDVAAFERGIARDIAREKLEALVTTGVTVSEDEVREEYKRKNSSLDLTYVAVSTAKLAEKMQPADQELKDYYEKHKTEYRIDVPQKKIRYVFLDQNKAGAKVQVSDNELQEEFQNVKPEFKIAGVKAQQIVLRVVREDLDAEVLKKANELVAKARGQSATATEEAFAELAKGNSEDAATAKNGGRVAGLVKKSITNPDDPFQKTLDMEPGQVTDPIKFKNAYYILRRGESVPKTFEMAKPELLISARNNRGYKIAQGIAQKAQDRLKATKDPQKVAQELAAEANMSPADMVRETPFVKPGDNVPNIGSSQQFEDGIAPLNNPNDVGERTPVKDGFAVPMLVEIRDPRIPAFDEVKDKVVTAVKQEKAKSQLEQTAKDIIAGAKTPADLKAAAQKYGLEAKAEANYKIGTALADLGSSTILDQPLDKAKAGEVLSAPVFLNENYLVIGVTKRTEADMAEFTKQRDTLMETAHSERKDQVFEDYLAKVLQQMKQDGDIKVYNEVLAQYQEAQPDISVPTRPQIPTQ from the coding sequence ATGCTTAAACAACTCAGCCGGCTCGAGCGCACGCGCAACATCCTGATTCTCGCTTTTGTGGCGGTGATGGCGATCAGCCTTGTTCTGTTTTTCCGGCCCGGCGGCGGCGCGGCTCGTATCGATCCGACGAAGAGCACCGAAGTCCTGGCGGTGGTTGGCGGCGAGGAAATCACCGTCGCCGATTTCACGTTACAGAAACAGAACCTGCAGCAGCAGTTCTCACGTTTCGGCAGCCAGATAAGCCTGGCGCGCATGGGTTACAGTGATGAAAAGATTCTCGACAGCTTGATCGCGAGCCGCGTCACTTCGCAGGAAGCTGAGCGACTCGGACTCGGCGCCTCTGAATGGGAGGTCAAAGAACGCATCGCAAACTTGTTCCGTGATCCGGCGGGCAAGTTTCTGCTGGTGGACGCTTCCGGAAACTTTGACATGGCGAAATATCAGGAGCGCGTCGGCGATGTGGCTGCTTTCGAACGCGGAATCGCCCGCGACATCGCGCGCGAGAAACTGGAAGCGCTCGTCACCACCGGCGTCACAGTTTCAGAAGACGAAGTGCGCGAAGAGTACAAACGAAAGAATTCATCTCTGGATCTAACTTATGTCGCCGTCTCAACCGCGAAGCTGGCGGAGAAGATGCAGCCGGCCGATCAGGAATTGAAGGACTATTACGAAAAGCACAAGACCGAATATCGCATCGACGTACCGCAGAAAAAGATTCGCTATGTGTTTCTCGATCAAAACAAAGCCGGCGCAAAAGTTCAGGTGAGTGACAACGAGCTGCAGGAGGAATTCCAAAACGTTAAACCGGAATTCAAGATCGCCGGAGTTAAAGCGCAGCAGATCGTTTTGCGCGTCGTGCGCGAAGATCTGGATGCTGAGGTGCTGAAGAAGGCCAACGAGCTGGTGGCGAAGGCTCGCGGCCAGTCGGCCACTGCGACCGAAGAAGCCTTTGCCGAGCTCGCCAAAGGGAATTCAGAAGATGCCGCGACCGCGAAGAACGGCGGACGCGTCGCGGGACTCGTAAAGAAGAGCATTACCAACCCGGACGATCCCTTCCAGAAGACGCTCGACATGGAGCCCGGGCAAGTGACGGACCCCATCAAATTCAAGAACGCTTATTACATTCTGCGGCGCGGTGAATCGGTCCCGAAAACTTTCGAGATGGCCAAGCCCGAATTGCTGATTTCGGCGCGCAATAACCGCGGATACAAGATCGCGCAAGGCATCGCCCAGAAGGCCCAGGATCGTTTGAAAGCAACCAAAGATCCGCAGAAGGTGGCGCAGGAACTCGCGGCCGAAGCAAACATGAGTCCGGCCGATATGGTGCGCGAAACACCGTTTGTAAAACCGGGTGATAACGTGCCGAACATCGGCAGCTCGCAACAGTTCGAAGACGGCATCGCGCCGCTGAACAATCCGAACGATGTGGGCGAGCGCACGCCGGTGAAGGATGGGTTTGCGGTACCGATGCTGGTCGAGATACGCGACCCCCGCATCCCGGCGTTCGACGAAGTGAAAGACAAAGTCGTCACGGCGGTGAAACAGGAAAAGGCGAAGTCGCAACTCGAGCAAACTGCCAAAGACATCATTGCCGGCGCGAAGACACCCGCGGATCTGAAAGCGGCGGCGCAAAAGTACGGGCTGGAAGCGAAGGCCGAAGCTAATTACAAGATCGGCACCGCTCTGGCCGACCTCGGGTCGAGCACCATCCTCGACCAGCCGCTGGACAAAGCCAAGGCGGGCGAAGTGTTGTCAGCCCCGGTGTTTCTCAACGAGAACTATCTCGTGATCGGCGTTACCAAGCGCACGGAAGCCGACATGGCGGAGTTTACCAAGCAGCGCGACACCCTGATGGAAACTGCGCACAGTGAACGCAAGGATCAAGTTTTCGAAGACTATCTGGCCAAGGTGCTGCAGCAGATGAAGCAGGACGGCGACATCAAGGTTTACAACGAAGTGCTCGCGCAGTATCAGGAGGCACAACCCGACATCAGTGTGCCGACGCGTCCGCAGATTCCGACGCAGTAG
- a CDS encoding TerC family protein encodes MQIAVSTLAWIGFCVFVLLMLAIDLGVFNRKPHEVSYKDATIWSAVWVTLALVFAALLFGPLGWELFGEARNQKALEFLTGYLIELSLSVDNLFVFVLIFSYFKVPAKYQHRVLFWGVMGALVMRVIMILVGSELIERFHWVIYIFGAFLVYTGVKMFRSEETDIEPENRAVVKLVTRFVPIVRHYERRKFFTVVNGKRVGTLLLLVLIVVEFTDLVFALDSIPAIFGVTTDRFIVYTSNVFAILGLRTFYFLLKGVIDRFHYLKYGLATVLSFIGVKMLLPLGAQIAAKGLAAMGFQELAHRVGEFHGIGTGWALGVVALVLGSSLVASIVWPRPEPLPKLTDSGFEKLGFNEDEDSI; translated from the coding sequence ATGCAAATTGCTGTTTCTACCCTGGCATGGATTGGATTCTGCGTTTTTGTCCTTTTGATGCTGGCAATCGACCTCGGCGTCTTTAATCGCAAGCCTCACGAAGTCAGTTACAAAGATGCGACGATTTGGAGCGCCGTCTGGGTGACGCTCGCGCTCGTCTTCGCGGCTCTGTTGTTTGGGCCGTTGGGCTGGGAGCTGTTCGGAGAGGCGAGAAATCAGAAGGCGCTCGAATTTCTGACGGGTTATCTGATCGAGCTCTCGCTTTCGGTCGATAACCTGTTCGTCTTTGTTCTGATCTTTTCGTACTTCAAAGTCCCTGCGAAGTATCAGCACCGCGTGCTGTTCTGGGGCGTGATGGGCGCGCTGGTGATGCGCGTCATCATGATCCTGGTCGGCAGTGAATTAATCGAGCGCTTTCATTGGGTAATCTACATTTTCGGCGCTTTCCTGGTGTACACGGGCGTGAAAATGTTTCGCTCGGAAGAAACGGACATCGAACCGGAAAATCGCGCGGTGGTGAAGTTAGTCACCCGTTTTGTCCCCATCGTACGGCACTATGAGCGACGAAAGTTTTTCACCGTCGTCAACGGCAAGCGCGTGGGAACGTTGCTCCTGCTGGTGTTGATTGTCGTTGAATTTACTGACCTAGTTTTCGCGCTCGATTCGATTCCGGCAATCTTTGGCGTGACCACCGATCGGTTCATCGTTTACACCTCAAACGTGTTCGCGATTCTCGGGTTGCGCACATTCTATTTCCTCCTGAAAGGCGTCATCGACAGGTTTCATTATTTGAAGTACGGCCTGGCGACCGTGCTCAGTTTTATCGGCGTCAAAATGCTTCTGCCCCTGGGCGCGCAGATTGCGGCAAAGGGACTGGCGGCGATGGGATTTCAAGAATTGGCTCATCGGGTCGGCGAATTCCACGGCATCGGTACCGGGTGGGCTCTGGGCGTTGTCGCGCTGGTTCTGGGGTCATCGTTGGTGGCCTCGATAGTCTGGCCGCGGCCCGAGCCTCTGCCGAAACTGACTGACAGCGGATTTGAAAAACTGGGATTTAACGAAGACGAGGACTCAATATAG